The Leucobacter rhizosphaerae genome includes a region encoding these proteins:
- a CDS encoding DEAD/DEAH box helicase, which translates to MTEETTSTTPSFSALGVPAPIADALAKNGKTEPFPIQRDTLPDTLAGRDVLGRGRTGSGKTIAFGIPLVANLAENVAQKRRPNRPRAIVLAPTRELVTQIAETVKMLADPMGVKVTTIFGGVSQRRQEEVLERGVDIVVAAPGRLDDLMKQGIVDLGAVEITVLDEADHMADMGFLPVVTRILNKTPKAGQRLLFSATLDNGVDNVVKRYLHDPILHSVDSAESPVPQLTHHVFEVSGKDQKDALIEALASGAARRIFFTRMKHQAKRLAKQLTAAGIPAVELQGNLSQNARDRNLAEFVSGEARVLVATDVAARGVHVDGVELVVHIDPPVEHKAYLHRSGRTARAGNEGDVITLVLPEQRGEMRQLIRAAKITVTPRHVDPNAAKIDPEVLSLIGEVAPRVDPKEIERRRASAQAAQQRAAGHAPHGEGSSQGANAKRKRSRGGRGGSGGQGGQGGQGRGQGRGGQGAGSGSGAGSQPRRSGQDGQGAGRSQGGQGGQGYRGGESGGQRRSGRRAQGGGTVYSTSS; encoded by the coding sequence GTGACCGAAGAGACCACATCCACCACACCCTCCTTCTCGGCGCTCGGCGTGCCCGCACCCATCGCGGACGCCCTCGCCAAGAACGGCAAGACCGAACCGTTCCCGATCCAGCGCGACACCCTGCCCGACACGCTCGCCGGCCGCGACGTCCTCGGCCGCGGCCGCACGGGCTCCGGCAAGACGATCGCGTTCGGGATCCCGCTCGTGGCGAACCTCGCCGAGAACGTCGCGCAGAAGCGTCGGCCGAACCGGCCGCGCGCGATCGTGCTCGCGCCGACCCGCGAGCTCGTGACGCAGATCGCCGAGACCGTCAAGATGCTCGCCGACCCCATGGGCGTCAAGGTCACCACGATCTTCGGCGGCGTCTCGCAGCGCCGCCAGGAGGAGGTGCTGGAGCGCGGTGTCGACATCGTCGTCGCCGCCCCCGGCCGCCTCGACGACCTCATGAAGCAGGGCATCGTCGACCTCGGCGCCGTCGAGATCACCGTGCTCGACGAGGCCGACCACATGGCCGACATGGGCTTCCTCCCCGTCGTCACGCGCATCCTCAACAAGACTCCGAAGGCCGGCCAGCGCCTGCTCTTCAGCGCCACGCTCGACAACGGCGTGGACAACGTCGTGAAGCGGTACCTGCACGATCCGATCCTGCACTCGGTCGACTCGGCCGAGTCGCCGGTGCCCCAGCTCACCCACCACGTCTTCGAGGTGTCGGGCAAGGATCAGAAGGACGCGCTCATCGAGGCGCTCGCGAGCGGCGCCGCCCGCCGCATCTTCTTCACCCGTATGAAGCACCAGGCGAAGCGTCTCGCGAAGCAGCTCACCGCCGCGGGCATCCCCGCGGTCGAGCTGCAGGGCAACCTGTCGCAGAACGCGCGCGACCGCAACCTCGCCGAGTTCGTGAGCGGCGAAGCCCGCGTGCTCGTCGCGACCGACGTCGCGGCGCGCGGCGTGCACGTCGACGGAGTCGAGCTCGTCGTCCACATCGACCCCCCGGTCGAGCACAAGGCCTACCTGCACCGTTCGGGCCGCACGGCGCGCGCGGGCAACGAGGGCGACGTCATCACGCTCGTGCTCCCCGAGCAGCGCGGCGAGATGCGTCAGCTGATCCGCGCCGCGAAGATCACGGTGACCCCGCGTCACGTCGATCCGAACGCCGCGAAGATCGATCCCGAGGTGCTCTCGCTCATCGGCGAGGTCGCCCCAAGGGTCGACCCGAAGGAGATCGAGCGGCGTCGGGCCTCGGCGCAGGCCGCGCAGCAGCGCGCCGCCGGGCACGCCCCGCATGGCGAGGGTTCGAGCCAGGGCGCGAACGCGAAGCGCAAGCGGTCGCGCGGCGGCCGCGGCGGGTCCGGTGGCCAGGGCGGCCAAGGCGGCCAGGGCCGGGGTCAGGGTCGGGGCGGCCAGGGCGCGGGATCCGGATCCGGAGCGGGATCCCAGCCGCGTCGCAGCGGCCAGGACGGTCAGGGCGCCGGTCGATCGCAGGGCGGCCAGGGCGGCCAGGGATACCGCGGCGGTGAGTCCGGCGGCCAGCGTCGCTCGGGTCGCCGCGCCCAGGGCGGCGGCACCGTCTACTCGACCAGCAGCTAA
- a CDS encoding MFS transporter, translated as MGIYRELARNPGVVRVLISQLTARFPFGMLSIILLLHIQLAYGDYTSAGIVLAAQSVGQAISGPVSSRLMGRLGMRPVLALTSLLCAALLVAIAVAHLPLAITAGLALLVGLTTPPVTPAVRTLYPKLVPGNQLAGLFSLDAAAQELIWVMGPVVAVLVSSQFGTAVGLCVAAGFMVVGGAWFILSPSVGSVKIPRSQRGLGAILRRPTVVISTVVGFFFVASFAAIEAGIVAAFTPAGDGAGHGSIESGIVLALFAGGSLVGGLLIGHRAMRPWSLLLRILMVLAGTLLCLVSLNIWWLGTVLFLGGLGTAPAFAAISNIVSSTVKFSETAEAYGWVGTGQLVGVATGSALAGVAIDAAGAPGAIVVSAALLLVCAIVAAAAMRWLPDLKGRHIEPLPETGTLTIPLP; from the coding sequence ATGGGCATTTATCGGGAGCTGGCACGGAATCCAGGAGTCGTTCGCGTTCTGATCTCGCAGCTGACGGCCCGATTCCCGTTCGGGATGCTCTCGATCATCCTGCTGCTGCACATCCAGCTCGCGTACGGCGACTACACCTCGGCGGGCATCGTGCTCGCCGCCCAGAGCGTCGGTCAGGCCATCTCGGGGCCCGTCTCGAGCCGCCTCATGGGCCGCCTCGGCATGCGCCCGGTGCTCGCCCTGACCTCCCTGCTCTGCGCCGCGCTGCTCGTCGCGATCGCCGTGGCTCATCTGCCGCTCGCGATCACCGCCGGCCTCGCGCTCCTCGTCGGCCTCACGACGCCGCCCGTCACCCCGGCCGTGCGCACGCTGTACCCGAAGCTCGTCCCCGGGAACCAGCTCGCCGGCCTGTTCTCCCTCGACGCCGCGGCACAGGAGCTCATCTGGGTGATGGGGCCCGTGGTCGCGGTCCTCGTCTCCTCGCAGTTCGGCACGGCCGTCGGGCTCTGCGTCGCGGCCGGATTCATGGTGGTCGGCGGCGCCTGGTTCATTCTGAGCCCGTCCGTCGGCTCCGTGAAGATTCCGCGCTCGCAGCGCGGACTCGGCGCGATCCTCCGCCGTCCCACCGTGGTGATCTCCACGGTCGTCGGGTTCTTCTTCGTCGCCTCCTTCGCCGCCATCGAGGCCGGGATCGTCGCCGCGTTCACCCCGGCCGGAGACGGCGCGGGGCACGGCAGCATCGAATCCGGCATCGTGCTCGCGCTCTTCGCGGGCGGCTCGCTCGTGGGCGGCCTCCTCATCGGTCACCGCGCGATGCGCCCGTGGTCGCTGCTCCTGCGCATCCTGATGGTGCTCGCCGGCACCCTGCTCTGCCTCGTGAGCCTGAACATCTGGTGGCTCGGCACCGTGCTCTTCCTCGGCGGCCTCGGCACGGCACCCGCCTTCGCCGCGATCTCGAACATCGTGAGCTCGACCGTGAAGTTCTCGGAGACGGCCGAGGCCTACGGTTGGGTAGGGACCGGTCAGCTCGTCGGGGTCGCGACGGGATCGGCTCTCGCCGGCGTCGCCATCGACGCCGCCGGGGCGCCGGGTGCGATCGTCGTCTCGGCCGCGCTCCTCCTCGTCTGCGCCATCGTAGCGGCAGCCGCGATGCGGTGGCTCCCGGATCTCAAGGGTCGCCACATCGAGCCGCTCCCCGAGACCGGCACCCTCACGATCCCGCTGCCATAA
- a CDS encoding DUF4349 domain-containing protein, with protein sequence MHRRRSLLSLLAAALLVVPLSACTMGSGSSGVPDLRSSEAAAGSTSGPSVATDAGAAVTEDGMVDPGSAIAGTSIIRNGDLSVTVADPETAAEEVATIAEGLGGYIESQSVSAGGDGLTANASLAVRVPADQIDAAFEALAKVGDVTSQNRSSTDVTTQHVDLKARVAALEESVQRLTELMSESATTGELIEAEAALSQRQQELDGLTAQLTALEDQVDEATIWVSLSTKNVVVPGGPTTFWDGLLAGLGSISAAGAGALVMLGILLPWLVLGGIIALIVVLIVRRARRRRAARGSRSPGGAGPTAPVPAPVLDPAPHTPAAAAAPVPPAQQW encoded by the coding sequence ATGCACCGACGACGCTCACTCCTCTCGCTCCTCGCCGCCGCCCTCCTGGTCGTGCCGCTCTCCGCCTGCACCATGGGTTCGGGATCGAGCGGGGTCCCCGACCTCCGCTCATCGGAGGCCGCCGCCGGCTCGACCTCGGGGCCGAGCGTCGCGACGGACGCGGGTGCGGCGGTCACCGAGGACGGCATGGTGGATCCCGGATCCGCGATCGCCGGCACGTCGATCATCCGGAACGGCGACCTGTCCGTCACCGTGGCCGACCCCGAGACGGCGGCCGAGGAGGTCGCGACGATCGCCGAGGGGCTCGGCGGGTACATCGAGTCGCAGTCGGTGTCGGCCGGCGGCGACGGGCTCACGGCGAACGCGAGCCTCGCGGTGCGGGTCCCGGCCGACCAGATCGACGCCGCGTTCGAGGCGCTCGCGAAGGTCGGGGACGTCACCTCGCAGAACCGCTCGAGCACCGACGTCACCACCCAGCACGTCGATCTCAAGGCCCGGGTCGCGGCGCTCGAGGAGTCGGTGCAGCGCCTCACCGAGCTGATGTCGGAGTCCGCCACCACGGGCGAGCTGATCGAGGCCGAGGCCGCGCTGTCGCAGCGCCAGCAGGAGCTCGACGGCCTGACGGCGCAGCTCACCGCCCTCGAGGATCAGGTCGACGAGGCGACCATCTGGGTCTCCCTGTCCACGAAGAACGTCGTCGTCCCCGGCGGACCGACCACGTTCTGGGATGGGCTCCTGGCCGGTCTCGGATCGATCTCGGCCGCCGGCGCCGGGGCGCTCGTGATGCTTGGCATCCTGCTCCCCTGGCTCGTGCTCGGAGGTATCATCGCACTGATCGTCGTGCTCATCGTGCGTCGGGCCCGTCGCCGACGGGCCGCACGCGGATCCCGCAGCCCGGGTGGCGCCGGCCCCACGGCACCCGTGCCCGCGCCGGTGCTCGATCCCGCGCCGCACACCCCCGCTGCCGCAGCGGCTCCGGTTCCGCCGGCCCAGCAGTGGTAA